In Vespula vulgaris chromosome 7, iyVesVulg1.1, whole genome shotgun sequence, a single window of DNA contains:
- the LOC127065321 gene encoding uncharacterized protein LOC127065321 isoform X3 has translation MTATPTKVEPLRVKFRQARERRIAEMLRRYRLQREKDVVCRKIGLTEGTAQQKICPVITTREIAVTTEPKEVSPSMMLLMHVKDQCIQTSIPIKRYRSKCTNCCGGLPGCGPGLGQGCEGNCSCVPGIQIRDREFYYDKDFCSLSVPEKKLFPRFYVTRHGSRLRGGGSKDSRKTKMPRIRCRRKKNSVLQVESSLRRPKEDPPCRGFHRSLSSLRGQPAWMEEAQESCWESCLRSKNCVGRASVSAECVPSSYNYGTVVPDVPERRWNFRRKQNIMAAGSTSCSRKFRRVTTATPLVPSAISMRVRENVGGVVGNKYRRYYSIWETLGLIFKSSSRRKNTKSDIARKTRTNRPNRRLLNIPVIGNTILRSYCKTKNRSPFFSKSTKGAECIKSYKDKDFSKETPLRENSSSSSSLSFKLEEKEDRLRGGGNKCDLEDKHKHRHAMEFTDQSAMENPNDIEMKPLHNNKDDNVSNAMFWENMDEDEYSWTHNPINEDVLRLQEDQECCDGPEHRNEDRRIRGGCGRSYKPIQHWTIFGRRDHSRGSCCSPVRPQVSCRSSPCSPPPCLRPPICTPMRFHNRSSCGRPDPCLDRKGCPCNSCGGSICSDEITRCCRVQQKELPCQCKCQSCEVKSFRSCGGCGGQSCGRIYSCAGSSGGTCCFPRNTRRRSGPECCGGGNPNCGGCC, from the exons ATGACAGCTACTCCGACGAAAGTAGAACCTCTTCGAGT AAAGTTCAGgcaagcgagagagagaagaatagcAGAGATGTTGAGAAGATATCG actgcaaagagaaaaagatgtcGTGTGCAG GAAAATCGGACTCACCGAAGGAACGGCGCAACAAAA GATTTGCCCTGTTATAACAACGAGAGAAATCGCCGTTACGACGGAACCCAA GGAAGTATCGCCTTCTATGATGTTGCTCATGCATg TTAAAGACCAATGTATACAAACTTCGATACCAATTAAGAGATATCGTAGTAAGTGTACGAATTGTTGCGGAGGACTTCCAGGTTGTGGTCCAGGACTTGGACAGGGATGTGAAGGAAACTGTTCTTGCGTACCGG GAATTCAaataagagacagagagtttTACTACGATAAAGATTTCTGTTCGTTAA GTGTCccagagaaaaaattatttccaagGTTTTACGTAACACGTCACGGAAGCCGTTTACGCGGTGGTGGTAGTAAAGACTCGAGGAAGACCAAAATGCCAAGAATTCGTtgtcgaaggaagaagaactCGGTCCTCCAGGTGGAAAGTTCACTTCGAAGACCGAAGGAAGATCCGCCTTGTCGTGGGTTTCATAGAAGCCTAAGTAGCCTTCGTGGTCAGCCAGCATGGATGGAGGAAGCTCAGGAAAGTTGTTGGGAAAGCTGTCTCCGTAGCAAGAATTGCGTTGGACGCGCAAGCGTTTCTGCAGAGTGCGTTCCCTCGTCGTACAACTACGGCACCGTCGTTCCTGATGTCCCTGAACGTCGTTGGAACTTTCGACGTAAGCAAAACATAATGGCTGCTGGGAGTACGAGCTGCTCCAGGAAGTTTCGACGAGTAACAACGGCTACTCCGTTGGTTCCATCAGCCATTTCGATGCGCGTTCGAGAAAACGTCGGAGGTGTTGTTGGAAATAAATATCGTCGGTACTACTCGATATGGGAAACCTTGGGTCTTATTTTTAAGTCGAgctctcgaagaaaaaatacgaaaagtgATATTGCAAGGAAAACGAG AACGAACCGTCCGAATCGACGTTTGCTAAATATTCCTGTCATTGGAAATACCATTTTAAGGAGTTACTGTAAAACGAAAAAccgttctcctttcttctcgaaGAGTACGAAAGGTGCAGAATGTATTAAAAGCTACAAAGACAaggatttttcaaaagaaacacCGCTACGTGAGAattcgtcatcgtcatcgagtCTGTCGTTCaaactcgaagaaaaagaggaccGTCTTAGAGGCGGTGGAAATAAATGTGATCTGGAAGACAAACATAAACATCGCCATGCGATGGAATTCACAGATCAATCCGCTATGGAGAATCCGAACGACATAGAAATGAAGCCTTTGCATAACAATAAAGATGACAACGTTTCGAATGCAATGTTTTGGGAGAACATGGACGAAGATGAATATTCTTGGACCCACAATCCAATCAACGAAGACGTGCTTAGATTGCAAGAAGATCAGGAATGCTGCGATGGTCCAGAACATCGAAACGAAGATAGAAGGATCCGAGGTGGTTGCGGAAGATCGTACAAACCCATACAACATTGGACGATTTTCGGTAGACGAGACCATTCACGTGGTTCATGCTGCTCACCAGTTCGGCCACAAGTTTCCTGTCGGTCGTCACCTTGTTCACCACCTCCCTGCCTAAGACCACCTATATGTACTCCAATGAGATTTCATAATCGTAGTTCCTGCGGAAGGCCAGATCCTTGCCTCGACAGAAAGGGATGTCCTTGTAATTCCTGTGGTGGATCAATTTGTTCCGATGAGATTACTCGTTGTTGTAGGGTACAACAAAAGGAACTTCCTTGTCA ATGCAAGTGCCAATCTTGCGAAGTTAAAAGCTTTCGATCTTGCGGTGGATGCGGTGGTCAATCCTGTGGAAGGATATACAGTTGTGCCGGTAGCAGTGGTGGTACCTGCTGTTTCCCAAGAAATACCAGAAGACGATCCGGTCCGGAATGCTGCGGTGGCGGGAATCCGAACTGCGGAGGATGCTGCTAA
- the LOC127065321 gene encoding uncharacterized protein LOC127065321 isoform X2 produces MTATPTKVEPLRVKFRQARERRIAEMLRRYRKIGLTEGTAQQKICPVITTREIAVTTEPKEVSPSMMLLMHVKDQCIQTSIPIKRYRSKCTNCCGGLPGCGPGLGQGCEGNCSCVPGKRILLRTSPPEKSKIFFYLVGIQIRDREFYYDKDFCSLSVPEKKLFPRFYVTRHGSRLRGGGSKDSRKTKMPRIRCRRKKNSVLQVESSLRRPKEDPPCRGFHRSLSSLRGQPAWMEEAQESCWESCLRSKNCVGRASVSAECVPSSYNYGTVVPDVPERRWNFRRKQNIMAAGSTSCSRKFRRVTTATPLVPSAISMRVRENVGGVVGNKYRRYYSIWETLGLIFKSSSRRKNTKSDIARKTRTNRPNRRLLNIPVIGNTILRSYCKTKNRSPFFSKSTKGAECIKSYKDKDFSKETPLRENSSSSSSLSFKLEEKEDRLRGGGNKCDLEDKHKHRHAMEFTDQSAMENPNDIEMKPLHNNKDDNVSNAMFWENMDEDEYSWTHNPINEDVLRLQEDQECCDGPEHRNEDRRIRGGCGRSYKPIQHWTIFGRRDHSRGSCCSPVRPQVSCRSSPCSPPPCLRPPICTPMRFHNRSSCGRPDPCLDRKGCPCNSCGGSICSDEITRCCRVQQKELPCQCKCQSCEVKSFRSCGGCGGQSCGRIYSCAGSSGGTCCFPRNTRRRSGPECCGGGNPNCGGCC; encoded by the exons ATGACAGCTACTCCGACGAAAGTAGAACCTCTTCGAGT AAAGTTCAGgcaagcgagagagagaagaatagcAGAGATGTTGAGAAGATATCG GAAAATCGGACTCACCGAAGGAACGGCGCAACAAAA GATTTGCCCTGTTATAACAACGAGAGAAATCGCCGTTACGACGGAACCCAA GGAAGTATCGCCTTCTATGATGTTGCTCATGCATg TTAAAGACCAATGTATACAAACTTCGATACCAATTAAGAGATATCGTAGTAAGTGTACGAATTGTTGCGGAGGACTTCCAGGTTGTGGTCCAGGACTTGGACAGGGATGTGAAGGAAACTGTTCTTGCGTACCGGGTAAACGAATTTTATTGAGAACATCTCCAccagagaaaagtaaaattttcttttatcttgtaGGAATTCAaataagagacagagagtttTACTACGATAAAGATTTCTGTTCGTTAA GTGTCccagagaaaaaattatttccaagGTTTTACGTAACACGTCACGGAAGCCGTTTACGCGGTGGTGGTAGTAAAGACTCGAGGAAGACCAAAATGCCAAGAATTCGTtgtcgaaggaagaagaactCGGTCCTCCAGGTGGAAAGTTCACTTCGAAGACCGAAGGAAGATCCGCCTTGTCGTGGGTTTCATAGAAGCCTAAGTAGCCTTCGTGGTCAGCCAGCATGGATGGAGGAAGCTCAGGAAAGTTGTTGGGAAAGCTGTCTCCGTAGCAAGAATTGCGTTGGACGCGCAAGCGTTTCTGCAGAGTGCGTTCCCTCGTCGTACAACTACGGCACCGTCGTTCCTGATGTCCCTGAACGTCGTTGGAACTTTCGACGTAAGCAAAACATAATGGCTGCTGGGAGTACGAGCTGCTCCAGGAAGTTTCGACGAGTAACAACGGCTACTCCGTTGGTTCCATCAGCCATTTCGATGCGCGTTCGAGAAAACGTCGGAGGTGTTGTTGGAAATAAATATCGTCGGTACTACTCGATATGGGAAACCTTGGGTCTTATTTTTAAGTCGAgctctcgaagaaaaaatacgaaaagtgATATTGCAAGGAAAACGAG AACGAACCGTCCGAATCGACGTTTGCTAAATATTCCTGTCATTGGAAATACCATTTTAAGGAGTTACTGTAAAACGAAAAAccgttctcctttcttctcgaaGAGTACGAAAGGTGCAGAATGTATTAAAAGCTACAAAGACAaggatttttcaaaagaaacacCGCTACGTGAGAattcgtcatcgtcatcgagtCTGTCGTTCaaactcgaagaaaaagaggaccGTCTTAGAGGCGGTGGAAATAAATGTGATCTGGAAGACAAACATAAACATCGCCATGCGATGGAATTCACAGATCAATCCGCTATGGAGAATCCGAACGACATAGAAATGAAGCCTTTGCATAACAATAAAGATGACAACGTTTCGAATGCAATGTTTTGGGAGAACATGGACGAAGATGAATATTCTTGGACCCACAATCCAATCAACGAAGACGTGCTTAGATTGCAAGAAGATCAGGAATGCTGCGATGGTCCAGAACATCGAAACGAAGATAGAAGGATCCGAGGTGGTTGCGGAAGATCGTACAAACCCATACAACATTGGACGATTTTCGGTAGACGAGACCATTCACGTGGTTCATGCTGCTCACCAGTTCGGCCACAAGTTTCCTGTCGGTCGTCACCTTGTTCACCACCTCCCTGCCTAAGACCACCTATATGTACTCCAATGAGATTTCATAATCGTAGTTCCTGCGGAAGGCCAGATCCTTGCCTCGACAGAAAGGGATGTCCTTGTAATTCCTGTGGTGGATCAATTTGTTCCGATGAGATTACTCGTTGTTGTAGGGTACAACAAAAGGAACTTCCTTGTCA ATGCAAGTGCCAATCTTGCGAAGTTAAAAGCTTTCGATCTTGCGGTGGATGCGGTGGTCAATCCTGTGGAAGGATATACAGTTGTGCCGGTAGCAGTGGTGGTACCTGCTGTTTCCCAAGAAATACCAGAAGACGATCCGGTCCGGAATGCTGCGGTGGCGGGAATCCGAACTGCGGAGGATGCTGCTAA
- the LOC127065321 gene encoding uncharacterized protein LOC127065321 isoform X1 has protein sequence MTATPTKVEPLRVKFRQARERRIAEMLRRYRLQREKDVVCRKIGLTEGTAQQKICPVITTREIAVTTEPKEVSPSMMLLMHVKDQCIQTSIPIKRYRSKCTNCCGGLPGCGPGLGQGCEGNCSCVPGKRILLRTSPPEKSKIFFYLVGIQIRDREFYYDKDFCSLSVPEKKLFPRFYVTRHGSRLRGGGSKDSRKTKMPRIRCRRKKNSVLQVESSLRRPKEDPPCRGFHRSLSSLRGQPAWMEEAQESCWESCLRSKNCVGRASVSAECVPSSYNYGTVVPDVPERRWNFRRKQNIMAAGSTSCSRKFRRVTTATPLVPSAISMRVRENVGGVVGNKYRRYYSIWETLGLIFKSSSRRKNTKSDIARKTRTNRPNRRLLNIPVIGNTILRSYCKTKNRSPFFSKSTKGAECIKSYKDKDFSKETPLRENSSSSSSLSFKLEEKEDRLRGGGNKCDLEDKHKHRHAMEFTDQSAMENPNDIEMKPLHNNKDDNVSNAMFWENMDEDEYSWTHNPINEDVLRLQEDQECCDGPEHRNEDRRIRGGCGRSYKPIQHWTIFGRRDHSRGSCCSPVRPQVSCRSSPCSPPPCLRPPICTPMRFHNRSSCGRPDPCLDRKGCPCNSCGGSICSDEITRCCRVQQKELPCQCKCQSCEVKSFRSCGGCGGQSCGRIYSCAGSSGGTCCFPRNTRRRSGPECCGGGNPNCGGCC, from the exons ATGACAGCTACTCCGACGAAAGTAGAACCTCTTCGAGT AAAGTTCAGgcaagcgagagagagaagaatagcAGAGATGTTGAGAAGATATCG actgcaaagagaaaaagatgtcGTGTGCAG GAAAATCGGACTCACCGAAGGAACGGCGCAACAAAA GATTTGCCCTGTTATAACAACGAGAGAAATCGCCGTTACGACGGAACCCAA GGAAGTATCGCCTTCTATGATGTTGCTCATGCATg TTAAAGACCAATGTATACAAACTTCGATACCAATTAAGAGATATCGTAGTAAGTGTACGAATTGTTGCGGAGGACTTCCAGGTTGTGGTCCAGGACTTGGACAGGGATGTGAAGGAAACTGTTCTTGCGTACCGGGTAAACGAATTTTATTGAGAACATCTCCAccagagaaaagtaaaattttcttttatcttgtaGGAATTCAaataagagacagagagtttTACTACGATAAAGATTTCTGTTCGTTAA GTGTCccagagaaaaaattatttccaagGTTTTACGTAACACGTCACGGAAGCCGTTTACGCGGTGGTGGTAGTAAAGACTCGAGGAAGACCAAAATGCCAAGAATTCGTtgtcgaaggaagaagaactCGGTCCTCCAGGTGGAAAGTTCACTTCGAAGACCGAAGGAAGATCCGCCTTGTCGTGGGTTTCATAGAAGCCTAAGTAGCCTTCGTGGTCAGCCAGCATGGATGGAGGAAGCTCAGGAAAGTTGTTGGGAAAGCTGTCTCCGTAGCAAGAATTGCGTTGGACGCGCAAGCGTTTCTGCAGAGTGCGTTCCCTCGTCGTACAACTACGGCACCGTCGTTCCTGATGTCCCTGAACGTCGTTGGAACTTTCGACGTAAGCAAAACATAATGGCTGCTGGGAGTACGAGCTGCTCCAGGAAGTTTCGACGAGTAACAACGGCTACTCCGTTGGTTCCATCAGCCATTTCGATGCGCGTTCGAGAAAACGTCGGAGGTGTTGTTGGAAATAAATATCGTCGGTACTACTCGATATGGGAAACCTTGGGTCTTATTTTTAAGTCGAgctctcgaagaaaaaatacgaaaagtgATATTGCAAGGAAAACGAG AACGAACCGTCCGAATCGACGTTTGCTAAATATTCCTGTCATTGGAAATACCATTTTAAGGAGTTACTGTAAAACGAAAAAccgttctcctttcttctcgaaGAGTACGAAAGGTGCAGAATGTATTAAAAGCTACAAAGACAaggatttttcaaaagaaacacCGCTACGTGAGAattcgtcatcgtcatcgagtCTGTCGTTCaaactcgaagaaaaagaggaccGTCTTAGAGGCGGTGGAAATAAATGTGATCTGGAAGACAAACATAAACATCGCCATGCGATGGAATTCACAGATCAATCCGCTATGGAGAATCCGAACGACATAGAAATGAAGCCTTTGCATAACAATAAAGATGACAACGTTTCGAATGCAATGTTTTGGGAGAACATGGACGAAGATGAATATTCTTGGACCCACAATCCAATCAACGAAGACGTGCTTAGATTGCAAGAAGATCAGGAATGCTGCGATGGTCCAGAACATCGAAACGAAGATAGAAGGATCCGAGGTGGTTGCGGAAGATCGTACAAACCCATACAACATTGGACGATTTTCGGTAGACGAGACCATTCACGTGGTTCATGCTGCTCACCAGTTCGGCCACAAGTTTCCTGTCGGTCGTCACCTTGTTCACCACCTCCCTGCCTAAGACCACCTATATGTACTCCAATGAGATTTCATAATCGTAGTTCCTGCGGAAGGCCAGATCCTTGCCTCGACAGAAAGGGATGTCCTTGTAATTCCTGTGGTGGATCAATTTGTTCCGATGAGATTACTCGTTGTTGTAGGGTACAACAAAAGGAACTTCCTTGTCA ATGCAAGTGCCAATCTTGCGAAGTTAAAAGCTTTCGATCTTGCGGTGGATGCGGTGGTCAATCCTGTGGAAGGATATACAGTTGTGCCGGTAGCAGTGGTGGTACCTGCTGTTTCCCAAGAAATACCAGAAGACGATCCGGTCCGGAATGCTGCGGTGGCGGGAATCCGAACTGCGGAGGATGCTGCTAA